A part of Lacibacter sp. H407 genomic DNA contains:
- a CDS encoding DUF6660 family protein has translation MVKFIVALLTVYLLLLNIFPCPEEVFSFEDESAVVATTHSSDSNEEDDCPPYCDCACCGVQLMRVCNCVNIKTPAQFAVFHPVISDLPVFDVYRPIWQPPKLS, from the coding sequence ATGGTGAAATTCATTGTTGCACTGCTTACGGTTTATTTGTTGCTGCTGAACATTTTCCCATGTCCGGAAGAAGTATTTTCATTCGAAGATGAATCAGCAGTTGTTGCAACAACACATTCTTCTGATTCAAATGAAGAGGATGATTGTCCGCCGTATTGCGACTGCGCCTGTTGCGGAGTGCAACTGATGCGTGTGTGCAATTGTGTAAACATCAAAACACCGGCACAGTTTGCCGTATTTCATCCGGTGATCAGCGATCTTCCTGTATTTGATGTTTACCGCCCTATCTGGCAACCCCCAAAGTTGAGTTAA
- a CDS encoding heavy metal-binding domain-containing protein, protein MLLTTTPTIEGKPIQQYIGIVTAEAIIGANIFKDLFAGIRDIVGGRSGTYERVIEEARQNALVELQQKAQQLGANAVVGIDLDFETVGSGGSMLMVVATGTAVKI, encoded by the coding sequence GCTACTCACAACAACACCCACTATTGAAGGCAAACCCATTCAGCAATACATTGGTATTGTTACTGCCGAAGCAATTATTGGCGCTAATATTTTTAAAGACCTGTTTGCAGGCATCCGTGATATTGTGGGTGGCCGAAGCGGCACCTATGAACGTGTGATTGAAGAAGCCCGGCAAAATGCCTTGGTTGAATTGCAACAAAAAGCACAACAGCTTGGCGCCAACGCAGTAGTAGGTATTGATCTTGATTTTGAAACGGTGGGTAGTGGTGGCAGTATGCTCATGGTGGTAGCAACGGGTACAGCAGTAAAAATATAG